The stretch of DNA GACGAAGAACGCTCGCGTGTCGAAGGTGACCTCGGCCGAGGCGGACACGCCCAGGGTGACGCAGACGCCGCCACGCTCGAGGGCGGCCAGGGCGGTGCCGAGAGTCCGGCCGCCCACGGACTCGATGATGACGTCGTACTTGGGCGAAGGCGGGATCTCATCGCCCACCAACACCTCGTGGGCCCCGAGCTGGCGCAGGGCGGGCGTCTGATCGGCGCGCCGGGCGCTCGCCGTCACGTGCGCGCCGCCGAGCCGCGCGAGCTGCACCGCGAAGTCCCCGACCCCACCCGTGGCCCCCGTGACGAGCACGCGCCGTCCGAGGGCCAGACCACCCTTGGCGAGGGCGTGAAGCGCGGTGAGGCCGGCCACGGGAAAGGTGGCGGCCTGTGAGAACGTCACCTTGTCGGGCAGCGTGGCGAGAGCGTGAGTCGGGACGGCTACCCGCTCCGCCCAGGCTCCTTCAGGAAGGAACCCGACGACCCGCGCCCCCACGCGTGGGCCAGAGCCGTCGGCGGCGGCGCGCTCGACCTCACCGGCCAGATCCCAGCCCGGGCGCCAGCCGGCCGCCGCCATGGTCGAGCGCCTCACCTCGCCGCGATTGAGCGAGATGGCTCGGACACGCACCACCGCTTCGCTTCGATCGGGGACGGGATCCGCTACCTCGCGGATGACGAGTCGGCCGGGCGCTTCGGGATCGACGACGACGGCACGATTGGCGGCCATGGGATACCTCCGATGTGAGTTCGGGTTAGGGCAGAAGAGTACAGGCGCGCGGGCCGAGAGGCAATCCGCACGCTTGCCACCTGAGGTATCCTTGGGCCTCGCAGCCGACGTCGGCGCACCTGGCCAGGCGGAAACACGAGGAGACCACACGACATGACTCTCGATGATCGCGTCGCCATCGTCACCGGAGCGGGAAACGGCATCGGCAAGGCGACCGCGCTGGCCCTGGCTCAGGCCGGCGCCCACGTTGCCGCCGTGGATGTCGACGCGGGCGCCGCCAAGGCCGCCGCCGACGCCGTGGCGGCGCTCGGACGCCGGAGCCTGGCCCTCGACACGGACGTCGGAGATCTCGCCAGCATCGAT from Candidatus Methylomirabilota bacterium encodes:
- a CDS encoding zinc-binding dehydrogenase — protein: MAANRAVVVDPEAPGRLVIREVADPVPDRSEAVVRVRAISLNRGEVRRSTMAAAGWRPGWDLAGEVERAAADGSGPRVGARVVGFLPEGAWAERVAVPTHALATLPDKVTFSQAATFPVAGLTALHALAKGGLALGRRVLVTGATGGVGDFAVQLARLGGAHVTASARRADQTPALRQLGAHEVLVGDEIPPSPKYDVIIESVGGRTLGTALAALERGGVCVTLGVSASAEVTFDTRAFFVTGRATLYGFYLFTELGNEPASVGLRRLADLVAAGQLAPHVSLERPWSEIAQVAQDLMARRFPGKAVLTLE